The following proteins are co-located in the Castanea sativa cultivar Marrone di Chiusa Pesio chromosome 8, ASM4071231v1 genome:
- the LOC142605852 gene encoding uncharacterized protein LOC142605852 produces the protein MDPIKYIFEQPALIELSESFFPNKDVMALEPEPDSVEPWRWKLYFDGATKPIENGVGAVLISPRGQQIPVSVKINFDCTNNITEYEACIVGLQVALEFGAYDLSVFGDSLLIISQIEGKWQAQDTKLIPYQNASAD, from the exons ATGGATCCCATTAAGTACATCTTTGAACAGCCAGCTCTTATAG AACTTTCAGAATCGTTCTTCCCTAACAAGGATGTCATGGCATTAGAGCCAGAACCAGACAGTGTGGAACCATGGCGTTGGAAGCTTTATTTTGATGGAGCCACCAAACCTATTGAAAATGGAGTGGGAGCAGTCTTAATTTCCCCTAGGGGCCAACAAATCCCTGTTTCAGTCAAGATAAATTTTGATTGCACCAACAACATCACAGAATATGAAGCATGCATAGTTGGCCTGCAAGTGGCCCTAGAATTCGGCGCTTATGACTTGAGCGTCTTTGGAGATTCATTGTTGATCATCTCCCAAATCGAGGGAAAATGGCAAGCCCAAGACACCAAGTTGATTCCGTATCAAAATGCGTCAGCCGATTGA